One Gemmatimonadaceae bacterium DNA window includes the following coding sequences:
- a CDS encoding CAAX prenyl protease-related protein, which yields MSSSPASDKTLPWVAPFAVFMIWLAVGPSLGLPQPWESIARVGVLVAVLLTISRDVVFSLRIRHPLASIALGVAVCAMWVAPDQLVPGWRDHWLFTNRVTGKVTTSIPPEEFANLLVVVLRVVRAALLVPILEELFWRGWLPRWLINNDFAKVPLGTFNTIGFVGTAVLFASEHGPFWEVGLACGLIYNWYMWKTKSLGDLVLVHGVTNLALSGFVLMTRQYAYWM from the coding sequence ATGTCGTCCTCTCCCGCCTCTGACAAGACCCTCCCCTGGGTCGCCCCGTTTGCCGTCTTCATGATCTGGCTGGCGGTCGGCCCGTCGCTCGGTCTGCCGCAACCGTGGGAGTCGATCGCCCGCGTCGGTGTGCTGGTCGCGGTGCTGCTCACGATTTCGCGTGACGTCGTCTTCTCGCTGCGCATCCGGCACCCGCTCGCCAGCATCGCGCTGGGGGTGGCCGTCTGCGCGATGTGGGTCGCCCCCGACCAGCTCGTGCCCGGCTGGCGCGACCACTGGCTCTTCACCAACCGCGTGACCGGCAAGGTCACCACCTCGATTCCGCCCGAGGAGTTCGCGAACCTGCTCGTGGTGGTGCTGCGGGTGGTCCGAGCCGCGCTGCTGGTGCCGATTCTGGAGGAGCTGTTCTGGCGCGGGTGGCTGCCACGCTGGCTCATCAACAACGACTTCGCCAAGGTCCCCCTTGGCACGTTCAACACGATCGGCTTTGTGGGCACCGCCGTGCTCTTCGCGAGCGAGCACGGCCCCTTCTGGGAAGTGGGGCTCGCCTGCGGGCTGATCTACAACTGGTACATGTGGAAGACCAAGTCGCTCGGCGATCTGGTGCTGGTCCACGGCGTCACGAACCTGGCGCTCAGCGGGTTCGTGCTGATGACCAGGCAGTACGCGTACTGGATGTAG
- a CDS encoding DUF4412 domain-containing protein, translating into MRAGKTAVVLGAALAGVASVSAAQPPFEGVVTMRMGGRAAAGAPAGAVTSQEIEYSISGRRMRMTMGGPAGGMTMLMMPADKKIYVLMAAQNAYMEMPMADVAATAQRAQSATPSDVKVVHTGKFDVVAGYKCEHLTLTATTPSGPQSTDACVSKELGAFTNPMSGMGAKSPSWQTSVEAQGFPLKVTTPDGTVALEVTKIEKKRLPNTLFTIPESYTRMQAPPARR; encoded by the coding sequence ATGCGGGCAGGCAAGACGGCGGTGGTGCTTGGTGCGGCGCTTGCGGGCGTGGCGTCGGTGAGTGCGGCGCAGCCGCCGTTCGAAGGGGTGGTGACGATGCGCATGGGCGGCCGGGCCGCGGCCGGCGCGCCGGCGGGCGCGGTGACCTCCCAGGAGATCGAGTACAGCATCAGTGGCCGCCGCATGCGCATGACGATGGGTGGCCCGGCCGGCGGCATGACGATGCTGATGATGCCCGCCGACAAGAAGATCTACGTGCTCATGGCGGCGCAGAACGCGTATATGGAAATGCCCATGGCCGATGTGGCCGCGACCGCCCAGCGGGCGCAGTCGGCGACGCCCAGCGACGTGAAGGTGGTGCACACCGGGAAGTTCGATGTGGTGGCGGGGTACAAGTGCGAGCATCTCACTCTGACGGCCACCACGCCGTCCGGGCCGCAGAGCACGGACGCGTGTGTGTCGAAGGAGTTGGGGGCGTTCACCAATCCCATGAGCGGCATGGGCGCCAAGTCGCCGTCGTGGCAGACTTCGGTGGAGGCGCAGGGGTTCCCGCTCAAGGTCACCACGCCTGATGGCACGGTGGCGCTCGAGGTCACCAAGATCGAGAAGAAGCGGCTCCCCAACACGCTCTTCACGATTCCGGAGTCGTACACCCGCATGCAGGCGCCGCCCGCTCGGCGGTAA
- a CDS encoding aminotransferase class V-fold PLP-dependent enzyme, whose amino-acid sequence MQRRQFVSALAGSTALPAFLPQFAPGAIRRLIDANDVAKSRGRALLDADATAWQGTAAEAAAFAADEDFWEPVQRAFDLDRTWINLNNGGCSPAPSHVMAQLERDLRYANELPVIHMWRDLEPRIEVVRRELAREFGCDPDEIAITRNASESLETCIFGLDLKAGDEVVVSNQNYGRMINAWKQRAAREQIVLKEISFPVPCTTPQQIVDAFAAAITPRTKVMEITHITNLTGQILPVKELVAMARAKGVQTIVDGAHAFAQFPFTRDELGCDYYGTSLHKWLLAPIGTGMLYVRRDKIPSVWPLMAGNPGQEKDVRKYEEIGTHPAANHNAIAVSLAFHRAIGAARKQARLVYLRDRWAKRLLAEGNGRVKVLTPLDSKWGGGIGFFNVDGLAHDKLGNWLMGQYRVVQTPITHPEFTGIRVTPNVYTTLDEVDRFAELVLQAIKKGIA is encoded by the coding sequence ATGCAACGACGCCAATTCGTCTCCGCGCTGGCCGGCAGCACGGCGCTGCCGGCGTTCCTCCCCCAATTCGCGCCTGGGGCCATTCGCCGTCTGATCGATGCGAACGACGTGGCCAAGAGTCGGGGCCGCGCCCTGCTCGATGCCGACGCGACCGCCTGGCAGGGCACCGCCGCGGAAGCGGCAGCGTTCGCGGCCGACGAGGATTTCTGGGAGCCGGTCCAGCGGGCCTTCGACCTCGACCGCACCTGGATCAACCTGAACAACGGCGGCTGCTCGCCGGCGCCCAGCCATGTGATGGCGCAGCTCGAACGGGATCTGCGCTACGCCAACGAGCTCCCGGTGATTCACATGTGGCGTGACCTCGAGCCGCGCATCGAAGTCGTCCGCCGGGAGCTCGCACGGGAGTTCGGCTGCGACCCCGACGAGATCGCGATCACCCGCAACGCCTCCGAAAGCCTCGAGACCTGCATCTTCGGCCTCGATCTCAAGGCTGGCGACGAAGTGGTGGTCAGCAACCAGAATTACGGGCGCATGATCAACGCGTGGAAGCAGCGCGCGGCCCGAGAGCAGATCGTGCTCAAAGAGATCTCCTTCCCGGTGCCGTGCACCACACCGCAGCAGATCGTCGATGCGTTCGCCGCCGCGATCACGCCGCGCACCAAGGTCATGGAGATCACGCACATCACCAACCTCACCGGCCAGATCCTGCCGGTGAAGGAGCTGGTGGCGATGGCGCGGGCCAAGGGCGTCCAGACGATCGTGGATGGGGCGCATGCCTTTGCACAGTTCCCGTTTACGCGCGACGAGCTCGGGTGCGACTACTACGGCACGAGCCTTCACAAGTGGCTGCTGGCGCCGATTGGTACCGGCATGCTCTACGTGCGCCGCGACAAGATCCCGAGCGTGTGGCCGCTCATGGCCGGTAACCCGGGGCAGGAGAAGGACGTCCGGAAGTACGAGGAGATCGGCACACATCCGGCCGCGAATCACAACGCGATCGCGGTCTCGCTGGCGTTCCATCGCGCCATTGGCGCCGCTCGGAAGCAGGCACGCCTGGTCTACCTGCGCGACCGGTGGGCCAAGCGGTTGCTCGCCGAGGGCAACGGACGCGTGAAGGTGCTCACGCCGCTTGACTCCAAGTGGGGCGGTGGCATCGGCTTCTTCAACGTGGACGGGCTCGCGCACGACAAGCTCGGCAACTGGCTCATGGGGCAGTACCGTGTCGTGCAGACACCCATTACGCATCCGGAGTTCACCGGGATCCGCGTCACCCCCAACGTGTATACCACGCTGGACGAAGTCGATCGATTTGCGGAGCTCGTGCTCCAGGCCATCAAGAAAGGAATCGCGTGA
- a CDS encoding S8 family peptidase, with amino-acid sequence MRPISRLSFALLGTAALAACADTTTQPADARLAAATGRSRVPTTSDSTSTSADPTDYIVTLADTTADPDAKGKSLTGLQKGLFKRSYKFALKGFVANLTPAAAEALARTAGVTRVEADGPVRINDVVTANSWGLDRIDQRALPLDGMYNFTGTASNVRAYIIDTGILTSHEQFVGRTLTGFSAFGDNNPIDCNGHGTHVAGTVGGNTMGVARGVTLIPVRVLDCSGSGTWSGVIAGIDWVTQQKTNNKSIPMVANMSLGGGYIQSVNDAVTKSISAGVVFAVAAGNESQDACNVSPAATPNAITVAASESGDNRAGYSNFGSCVDIFAPGTGITSSWIGANNAYAGLSGTSMATPHVTGVAALILGAYPTYTADQVRSSMLAAATPNVITDPAGSPNMLLSTLFTAAVTPAPAPIDTTTTTTPTQPPPPPPAPVAITLSITKQVSKNNNTARLLWSGATTTNVDVYRNGTRIWTTANDGSQNDSRLAKGSYIYRVCNAGSTTCSPDVGVTF; translated from the coding sequence ATGCGTCCGATTTCCCGTCTGTCTTTCGCCCTGCTGGGCACCGCGGCCCTGGCCGCTTGCGCCGATACGACCACCCAGCCGGCGGATGCCCGCCTGGCCGCCGCGACCGGGCGCTCCCGCGTGCCGACGACGAGCGACAGCACTAGTACGAGCGCGGATCCGACTGACTACATCGTCACGCTGGCCGACACCACGGCCGATCCGGATGCCAAAGGCAAGTCGCTCACCGGGCTCCAGAAGGGGCTCTTCAAGCGCAGCTACAAGTTCGCGCTCAAGGGCTTCGTGGCGAATCTGACGCCGGCCGCCGCCGAAGCGCTTGCGCGCACCGCCGGCGTGACCCGCGTGGAAGCCGACGGGCCGGTCAGGATCAACGACGTCGTGACCGCCAACAGCTGGGGGCTCGACCGTATTGACCAGCGCGCGCTGCCGCTCGACGGCATGTACAACTTCACCGGCACGGCGTCGAATGTGCGGGCCTACATCATCGATACCGGCATCCTGACGTCGCACGAGCAGTTCGTGGGCCGCACGCTCACCGGCTTCTCGGCCTTCGGCGACAACAATCCCATCGACTGCAACGGGCATGGCACGCACGTCGCCGGCACGGTTGGCGGCAACACGATGGGGGTCGCACGCGGCGTGACGCTGATCCCGGTGCGCGTGCTCGACTGCTCCGGCTCGGGGACGTGGAGCGGCGTGATCGCCGGCATCGACTGGGTCACGCAGCAGAAGACGAACAACAAGAGCATTCCGATGGTCGCGAACATGAGCTTGGGTGGCGGTTACATCCAGTCGGTGAATGACGCGGTCACGAAGTCCATCAGCGCCGGCGTGGTGTTCGCCGTCGCGGCGGGCAATGAGAGCCAGGATGCCTGCAACGTCTCGCCGGCAGCGACGCCGAATGCGATCACCGTGGCGGCCAGTGAGAGCGGCGACAATCGCGCCGGCTATTCCAACTTTGGCTCCTGCGTGGACATCTTCGCCCCCGGGACGGGTATCACCTCGAGCTGGATCGGCGCCAACAACGCCTACGCCGGCTTGAGCGGCACTTCGATGGCCACGCCACACGTGACGGGTGTCGCCGCGCTGATCCTGGGCGCCTACCCGACGTATACGGCCGACCAGGTGCGCAGCTCCATGCTCGCCGCCGCCACGCCGAACGTGATCACGGATCCGGCCGGCTCGCCCAACATGCTGCTGTCGACGCTGTTCACGGCCGCCGTGACGCCGGCGCCTGCCCCGATCGATACCACCACGACCACGACGCCGACGCAACCGCCGCCGCCACCGCCGGCCCCGGTCGCCATTACGCTCAGCATCACCAAGCAGGTCTCCAAGAACAACAACACCGCGCGTCTCCTCTGGAGCGGCGCGACGACAACCAACGTGGATGTGTATCGCAATGGCACGCGTATCTGGACGACCGCCAATGACGGGTCACAGAACGACAGCCGGCTCGCCAAGGGCAGCTACATCTACCGCGTTTGCAATGCCGGCTCGACGACCTGCTCGCCGGATGTCGGCGTGACATTCTGA